Proteins from a single region of Apium graveolens cultivar Ventura chromosome 7, ASM990537v1, whole genome shotgun sequence:
- the LOC141670466 gene encoding phosphoenolpyruvate/phosphate translocator 2, chloroplastic-like yields the protein MGIFYAAYSSDSALSTPLHRNHSQTHPNCCRWTCNKSLKLTYPCRYSSNISTTKVSFLCSDISSRENFLSFSPSNFNRFKLRAVSEEEDENAAAIKSKWGSSLQLVAMFGVWYSLNIYFNIFNKQVLRVFPYPATLTALQFGCGTLMVLIMWSFNLHPVPKLKRSQVVPVLTLGLFHTIGNVLTNISLGKVSVSFTHTIKAMEPFFAVLLCVLFLGQRPTVWVVSSLVPIVIGVALASSTEVSFNWTGFSTAMASNITNQSRNVLSKKLMISEEDGLDDINLFSIMTIISFILLLPTAILTEGIRFTPAYLQQYTTNRGLILKDLCLKAIVSGICFHSYQQISYMILHKVSAVTHAVANCVKRVVLIVASVLFFQTPVSPVNALGTTLALAGVFMYSRAKQMKPNPKIA from the exons ATGGGCATATTTTATGCTGCTTATTCATCAGACTCAGCTCTTTCAACTCCACTCCACAGAAATCATTCTCAAACACATCCAAACTGCTGCAGATGGACCTGTAACAAATCACTCAAACTCACTTATCCATGTAGATACAGTAGTAATATCAGTACAACAAAAGTCTCCTTTCTTTGTTCAGATATAAGCAGCAGAGAAAACTTCTTGTCATTTTCACCATCAAATTTTAACAGATTTAAGTTGAGAGCTGTTTCCGAAGAGGAAGATGAGAATGCAGCAGCGATAAAGAGCAAATGGGGCAGCAGCTTGCAACTTGTAGCTATGTTTGGAGTATGGTATTCTTTAAATATCTACTTCAACATCTTCAACAAACAG GTTTTAAGAGTCTTCCCCTATCCAGCAACATTAACTGCATTGCAATTTGGATGTGGGACGCTCATGGTTCTCATAATGTGGAGTTTTAATCTTCATCCAGTACCAAAGCTAAAGAGATCACAG GTTGTTCCGGTCCTAACACTTGGTTTATTTCATACAATTGGGAATGTGTTGACTAACATTAGTCTCGGAAAAGTTAGTGTTTCATTCACTCACACAATCAAAGCAATGGAACCCTTCTTCGCTGTTCTACTGTGTGTACTTTTTTTGGGGCAG AGACCAACAGTTTGGGTAGTTTCTTCTCTTGTGCCAATAGTAATTGGTGTGGCATTGGCATCATCCACTGAGGTTTCTTTTAACTG GACAGGTTTTAGCACCGCCATGGCTTCTAATATCACTAATCAATCACGTAATGTGCTTAGCAAAAAGTTGATGATCAGTGAGGAG GATGGTCTGGACGACATCAATCTCTTCTCGATCATGACAATAATTTCTTTTATACTACTACTACCTACTGCAATCTTAACGGAGGGCATCAGGTTTACTCCTGCATACCTGCAGCAGTACACA ACAAACCGAGGGTTGATTCTAAAGGATTTATGTCTGAAAGCCATTGTTAGTGGAATATGTTTCCACAGTTATCAACAG ATTTCATACATGATACTGCACAAGGTATCAGCCGTGACACACGCAGTGGCAAATTGTGTGAAAAGAGTGGTATTGATAGTTGCATCAGTTCTATTCTTCCAAACACCTGTTTCTCCTGTAAATGCCCTAG GAACGACTTTGGCATTAGCTGGTGTCTTCATGTACTCCAGAGCAAAGCAGATGAAGCCAAATCCAAAGATTGCATGA